The Actinotalea sp. JY-7876 sequence CCCGTGACGCCGGACGCGCCCTCGCCGCTGCGACACCTCCTGTTCGCACCGGACCCGGACCTCGGCGATGCCTTCCTCCAGGCCGTCGGCATCACCTCGGACGAGCTGGCGGCGCACGAACGATGGTCCGGCTTCCGCGCCCTGCTCGACCAGCACCTCCCGATGCTGGTCACGGCGCCCCGGCGGACGTCGACGCTCGCGCTGCCCGGCGTCGCGGCGCAGGTCGAGGCGGGAAGCGAGGTGGACGGATCCGAGCGCGTCGCGCTCGTCGTCTCGACGCTCGAGGTCGCACGGTCGGCGCGCCTGGCCGATCGCGCCCTGGGGCGCTCCCGGATCACCGTCACGCTCAGCACGCACCCCGTCGACGGACTGCGGCGCGCCCTGCTCGACAGGGTGGCCCGCGGTGCCGCGTTCATGCTGCGCGGACCGGGCACCGAGCTGCTGCTGGTGCCCCAGGCCGGCGTCGGGCCGCTGCGCGAGGAGCCGAGCTGCTGGGTCGTCGGCCTGTCGCCCGAGCAGGCCGCGAGCCTCGCCGACACGCTGGCGCCCGTGGTGGGCACGTACCGGTCGGCGGCACTCCCCGCCGTGACCTTCGACATCCGCCCGTCCGCCGTGACGCAGATGCCCGCTCCGGAAGCCGACCCGGCCTGGTGACACCGCGGCCGAGTGCGTCCGTTCCCACCCAGAACGCCCTTCGGGGCGGACGTGCTCACGGGGAACGGACGTGCTCAGCGGGGCGGCGTCGGCGGGGCTGTGGACACGCCCGCGTCCACAGGACCGACGGGCCCGGCGCCAGGGAGCCGCCTCCCGCGCGCACCGTGGTCCCGTGCCACGACGACCCGGAGCGTCCCTGCCCGCCGACGAGCCGCTGCCGCCCGTCCACCTGGCGCGGCACGTCGACCCGTCGCTCGCCGCCGCCCACCTGCGCAGCGGTCGGTGGGTCCGCGTCCGGCGCGGTGCCTACGTCGACGTCGACCACCTCCGCGGTGACCGTGCCCGCGCGCTGGCGCTCGCCCGCATCGCCGCGCTGGGCAGCCAGCTGACGATCGACCACGTGGTGACCCACGAGTCGGCGGCGCTGCTGTGGCGCCTGCCGGTGCTGCGGGTGCCCGAGCGGACCCACGTCGCCCAGGCGCGGCCGTCCCGGAGCGGGTGCAGCGCCGACGTCGTCCGGCACGTCCTCGAGCTCGCGGCGGGCGACCGGACGCTGCACTGCGGGCGGGCCGTCACGACGCTCGAGCGCACGGTGGTCGACTGCGCGATGTCCTGCCCGCCGGCCGCTGGACTCGTCGTCGCCGACGCGGCCCTCCACCGCGGCGCCGACCTCGCGGTGTGCCTCCAGCTGCTCACGACCATGGCCGGGCGGCGTGGCGTCGTGCGGGCCCGCGCCGTCCTCGACGTCGCCGACGACGGCGCCGAGTCACCCGGCGAGACGCTCGCCCGGCTCGCCGTCCTGCGGGCCGGACTCCCGGCGCCGACGACGCAGGTCCCGGTGCGGACCGCGC is a genomic window containing:
- a CDS encoding suppressor of fused domain protein, producing the protein MDETLWRLGLEAAIERCYGDSAPVAVVGIDRASVPWDVAPMETVLVHSRDLPVPHWHYIGLGLTAPGARAAPAGVAPTAELTFRLERHAETQPPRWPLDLLHHVATYLAATGELLGPGHTFDLNAPVTPDAPSPLRHLLFAPDPDLGDAFLQAVGITSDELAAHERWSGFRALLDQHLPMLVTAPRRTSTLALPGVAAQVEAGSEVDGSERVALVVSTLEVARSARLADRALGRSRITVTLSTHPVDGLRRALLDRVARGAAFMLRGPGTELLLVPQAGVGPLREEPSCWVVGLSPEQAASLADTLAPVVGTYRSAALPAVTFDIRPSAVTQMPAPEADPAW